The following proteins come from a genomic window of Terriglobales bacterium:
- a CDS encoding gamma-glutamyl-gamma-aminobutyrate hydrolase family protein (Members of this family of hydrolases with an active site Cys residue belong to MEROPS family C26.), whose translation MHPRIAIPQPRSNADEYNQRSLPQYLHAIEHAGGEPLVIELSWSNAEIARAASQCDAICLPGSGADIGPEKYGAKERHPQTAEADPARDNVDELLLQDAYNMRKPVLAICYGVQSLNVWRTGALIQHIESKFGILHEAGRAVPRAHTVNVNPHSWILGRLAEPICHLAMHDREDGRLWRKLNNGELRGWVNSSHHQAVETAGDGLLAVAKADDGIIEAIESTSHDHWVLGVQWHPERGYDEDELSKAMFRGFIQAAWERRGNPRNDTVDFETISH comes from the coding sequence GTGCACCCCCGAATCGCCATACCGCAGCCCCGTTCCAACGCTGACGAATACAATCAGCGCAGCCTTCCTCAATATCTGCACGCGATTGAGCACGCTGGCGGCGAACCGCTGGTCATTGAACTGTCGTGGTCGAACGCGGAGATCGCCCGCGCCGCCTCGCAGTGCGATGCGATCTGCCTGCCGGGCAGCGGTGCGGATATAGGACCGGAGAAGTACGGTGCTAAGGAACGGCACCCTCAAACTGCAGAGGCCGATCCGGCGCGGGACAACGTCGACGAGTTGCTCCTGCAGGACGCCTACAACATGCGGAAGCCGGTGCTGGCGATCTGTTACGGCGTTCAATCACTGAATGTGTGGAGGACCGGGGCGCTCATCCAGCACATCGAATCGAAGTTCGGAATTTTGCACGAGGCAGGCCGCGCCGTTCCGCGCGCGCACACGGTGAATGTGAATCCGCATTCGTGGATCCTGGGCCGCCTGGCCGAACCGATCTGCCATCTCGCGATGCACGATCGTGAAGACGGCCGGCTGTGGCGGAAGTTGAACAACGGGGAACTGCGCGGATGGGTCAACTCCAGCCATCATCAGGCGGTCGAAACCGCGGGCGATGGCCTGCTCGCCGTTGCCAAGGCGGACGACGGGATCATCGAGGCCATCGAGTCGACCTCCCACGACCACTGGGTGCTGGGTGTGCAGTGGCATCCTGAACGCGGATACGACGAAGACGAACTGTCGAAGGCGATGTTCCGCGGTTTCATTCAGGCCGCTTGGGAGCGTCGGGGGAATCCACGCAACGATACCGTCGACTTCGAAACAATCTCCCACTAA
- a CDS encoding lysophospholipid acyltransferase family protein, protein MTQRSSFTNFWHALRSFLIFDPLIYLYTVVMGSLSLLSSFFDRDGRIQHWFARSWSWLILKTVVSPVKVIGAENIPSGPVVFASNHQSAMDIPLLYVYLPGQFRIVAKVELFRYPFMGWHLTRSGQIAVDEKNVRANLRSLNRAVDTVKSGMPLMIFPEGGRTPDGEIKKFMSGAFYVAIKAGVPVVPVAIVGTFEVLRMWSYVIHPGPMQLVIGKPISTEGYTTRDMDQLAEKVKVEIEEMYYSRAQTSRPEPQASATPVTPTS, encoded by the coding sequence TTGACTCAACGATCTTCATTCACGAACTTCTGGCATGCGCTTCGGTCGTTCCTGATTTTCGACCCACTGATCTATCTGTACACGGTTGTCATGGGCAGCCTCTCGTTGCTGTCGTCCTTCTTCGATCGCGATGGGCGGATTCAACACTGGTTTGCGCGGTCCTGGTCGTGGCTCATCCTGAAGACGGTTGTTTCGCCGGTGAAGGTGATCGGGGCAGAGAATATCCCCTCCGGCCCTGTGGTGTTTGCGTCGAACCACCAGTCGGCGATGGATATCCCGCTGCTTTACGTCTATCTGCCCGGGCAGTTCCGGATCGTGGCAAAAGTCGAGTTGTTCCGATATCCGTTCATGGGATGGCACCTGACGCGTTCGGGACAGATCGCGGTGGACGAAAAGAACGTTCGCGCTAACCTGAGAAGTCTGAACCGGGCGGTGGATACGGTTAAGTCGGGGATGCCCCTGATGATCTTTCCCGAGGGGGGCCGCACGCCGGATGGGGAAATTAAGAAATTCATGAGCGGCGCGTTCTACGTGGCAATCAAGGCCGGAGTACCCGTGGTTCCGGTGGCGATTGTGGGGACATTCGAAGTGCTGCGCATGTGGAGCTATGTCATCCATCCGGGACCGATGCAGTTGGTGATTGGAAAGCCGATTTCGACTGAGGGCTACACGACTCGCGACATGGATCAATTGGCCGAGAAGGTGAAGGTCGAGATCGAAGAAATGTACTACAGCCGTGCCCAAACCAGCCGTCCGGAGCCCCAAGCCAGCGCCACCCCGGTGACGCCTACTTCCTAG
- the tnpA gene encoding IS200/IS605 family transposase, producing MSHSFTSILVHCVFSTKHRKNMIPADTQPQLWGYLSGIAKRLSIPMLAIGGIENHAHLLFALPPTLNLSYAVKELKGGSSRWMQEKGVSFEWQEGYSAFSVSPPAASAVKRYIAAQREHHRKRSFEEEFSELLSKCGVKLDVR from the coding sequence ATGTCCCACTCTTTCACCTCAATTCTTGTTCACTGCGTGTTTAGCACCAAGCATCGGAAAAACATGATTCCCGCAGACACTCAGCCGCAGCTGTGGGGATATCTCTCGGGAATTGCCAAGCGACTCTCGATTCCTATGCTCGCCATTGGAGGTATAGAGAATCACGCGCACCTGCTCTTCGCGCTACCGCCGACGCTAAACTTGTCGTATGCCGTGAAAGAACTCAAAGGCGGTTCATCTCGATGGATGCAAGAGAAAGGAGTCAGCTTCGAATGGCAGGAAGGCTACAGCGCCTTCAGCGTAAGTCCTCCTGCGGCAAGTGCCGTGAAGCGCTACATCGCGGCCCAGCGAGAACATCACCGAAAGCGCAGTTTCGAAGAGGAATTCTCGGAATTGTTGTCGAAGTGTGGAGTAAAGCTGGACGTGAGATAA
- a CDS encoding metallophosphoesterase family protein — translation MSKGYRRTGTRASTFRSYPDFLNSEVRPYDVWRTWTIVRFLLLSDIHSNLDALDACIAAAPDFDAVANLGDIVGYGAYPNEVIARSRALGNLFVRGNHDKACAGMADVRGFNQIAAAAVVWTHHELSPDNLAWLKQLPQGPLPLAPLTDAQVAHGSPRDEDEYLLVSDHAANSASATDIPVTFFGHTHMQGGFLVNDGQEITFRPETAGDGNSKYVYRLDKTGKYLVNPGSVGQPRDGDWRAAFAIFDSDEKTVTFYRVRYDVEKAAQKIRQAGLPDRLADRLLVGR, via the coding sequence ATGAGCAAAGGTTACCGCAGAACCGGTACGAGGGCTTCGACTTTCCGGAGTTATCCGGATTTCCTAAATTCCGAGGTCAGGCCGTATGATGTGTGGCGGACCTGGACAATCGTGCGCTTTCTCCTGCTCAGTGACATACATTCGAACCTCGACGCGCTGGATGCTTGCATCGCGGCAGCACCTGACTTTGACGCGGTAGCGAACCTCGGCGACATCGTCGGTTATGGCGCGTATCCAAATGAAGTCATCGCACGGTCGCGGGCGCTGGGGAACCTTTTTGTCCGCGGCAATCACGACAAGGCCTGTGCAGGTATGGCCGACGTTCGGGGTTTCAACCAGATCGCGGCAGCAGCCGTGGTTTGGACCCACCACGAACTGTCGCCCGACAACCTGGCGTGGTTAAAGCAATTGCCGCAGGGACCGCTGCCGCTCGCCCCGCTTACCGATGCTCAGGTCGCCCACGGATCGCCGCGGGATGAAGATGAATATCTACTCGTGTCCGACCACGCCGCCAATTCCGCGAGCGCTACAGATATTCCGGTGACGTTCTTCGGGCATACGCACATGCAAGGCGGGTTCTTGGTCAACGATGGGCAGGAGATCACGTTTCGTCCGGAGACGGCGGGCGACGGCAATTCGAAGTATGTCTACCGGCTGGACAAGACCGGCAAGTACCTGGTCAACCCAGGATCCGTCGGCCAGCCACGCGACGGCGATTGGCGCGCGGCATTTGCGATCTTCGATTCCGACGAGAAGACGGTCACGTTCTATCGGGTGCGTTATGACGTGGAGAAGGCCGCGCAGAAGATCCGCCAGGCAGGCCTGCCGGACAGACTCGCAGACCGATTGCTCGTGGGACGGTAG